Part of the Gloeomargarita sp. SKYB120 genome is shown below.
ACTGAAGCGACAAATTGACGACCTACGCGCGCGCCTGGGCCATGCCCGGGACTACCTTTGACCCGGCAGCGTTGACGGCCCGATTGCGTGACCTGGAACAGGCGGCGGGTCAAGCGGATTTCTGGAATGACCCAGAACGCGCTCAAACGACGCTACAAGCCCTTAACGATACCAAAACCCGCCTGGAGCAACTCGGACGCTGGCAACAGCAACTCGAGGACTGTCAAGCCATTGCCGAACTGTTGGCGCTGGAAAGTGATGAGGCGCTCTGGGCAGAAGCCACCCAAACCCTTGCCCAACTCGACCGGGAACTCAACCGCTGGGAACTGGAGCAACTCCTGGCCGGTCCCTACGACCAGGAGGGAGCGGTGGTGACGATCAACGCCGGCGCTGGGGGAACCGACGCGCAAGATTGGGCGGAAATGCTCCTACGCATGTACACGCGCTGGGGCGAACGCCAGGGTTACAAGGTGCGCTTGACCGACTTATCCGAAGGGGAAGAAGCGGGCATCAAATCGGCGACGCTGGAAATTGAAGGGCGCTACGCCTACGGCTATCTCAAAGGGGAAAAGGGAACGCATCGGCTTGTGCGTATTTCACCCTTCAACGCCAATGGCAAGCGCCAAACCAGTTTTGCCGGGGTGGAAGTAATGCCCATCCTACCGGACCAGACCATCTCGGAAGTGGAAATCCCCGAAAGCGATTTGGAAATCACCACGTCTCGGTCAGGCGGTAAAGGTGGTCAAAACGTCAACAAGGTCGAAACCGCGGTGCGGATTGTTCACATTCCCACCGGCTTATCTGTGCGCTGTACCCAGGAGCGCTCTCAACTGCAGAATAAACAAAAAGCCCTAGCGATTCTGAAAGCCAAGTTGCTAGTGATTATGCAGGAACAACGCTTGCAGGAAATTGCCCAGATTCGAGGGGATGCAGTGGCAGCTACTTGGGGAAATCAAATTCGCAACTACGTCTTTGACCCCTACCGACTAGTGAAGGATGTGCGCACCAAAGTCGAAACGTCCGATGTCGAAGGGGTACTCAACGGAGATTTGGACTTGTTTATCCAGAGTTATTTGCGCCAGGGCGGTGCGGCCTAAGTAACAGAGACGATTGCAGATTGAGATTGATAAGGGCAAGTGGAATGTTAGGGCAAGGCTATAATCTGCATAGGTGCATAATCTGATGACGGCGATGAATTTATGGGCTGAGATAGCGCGGACATTGGCGCCTCCGGGTTACAAGCGCTTGGCCGGCACGTTGGTGCGGCAATTGACAACTAAACCGGCGCGACCATCGCCCGAATCCCTCGTTCGGGACCAATTAGCCCAAACAATCCCTGGCAGCCAAACGGAAGTTTCCACACCCTATGGCCGCATTGATATTCTCACGCCTACGGAAGTGATTGAAGTCAAGCGAGCCGCCCAGTGGAAACAGGCGATGGGTCAGGTGCAAATCTATGCGCAGGTGTACCCTCATCACCGGCCCCGCATTCACTTGTTCGGTCCTGTCAAAAATAAAACTTTAAT
Proteins encoded:
- the prfB gene encoding peptide chain release factor 2 produces the protein MTTYARAWAMPGTTFDPAALTARLRDLEQAAGQADFWNDPERAQTTLQALNDTKTRLEQLGRWQQQLEDCQAIAELLALESDEALWAEATQTLAQLDRELNRWELEQLLAGPYDQEGAVVTINAGAGGTDAQDWAEMLLRMYTRWGERQGYKVRLTDLSEGEEAGIKSATLEIEGRYAYGYLKGEKGTHRLVRISPFNANGKRQTSFAGVEVMPILPDQTISEVEIPESDLEITTSRSGGKGGQNVNKVETAVRIVHIPTGLSVRCTQERSQLQNKQKALAILKAKLLVIMQEQRLQEIAQIRGDAVAATWGNQIRNYVFDPYRLVKDVRTKVETSDVEGVLNGDLDLFIQSYLRQGGAA